One Mycolicibacterium parafortuitum DNA segment encodes these proteins:
- a CDS encoding CbbQ/NirQ/NorQ/GpvN family protein, translating to MTDQTYLANGNEVQLFEQAYRQRLPVMLTGPTGCGKTRLVEHMGLLLGRPVVTISCHDDLTSSDLVGRFIVTGGDVVWTDGPLTRAVKAGAICYLDEVVEARHDSLAVLHSLTDHRRTLYLDRAGEVVQAPENFMLVCSYNPAYRSSLKELKPSFRQRFVTLAMDYLPPDREADVIVAEAGIDLAAAERLVRCATAIRTADEAFHYEPPSTRVLVTAAQLIAAGATELEAAEACVLAPLSSDGALSEGLREVAAASLAGADSQSPNR from the coding sequence ATGACCGACCAGACATACCTCGCCAACGGCAACGAGGTGCAACTCTTCGAGCAGGCCTACCGGCAGCGCCTGCCGGTGATGCTGACCGGGCCCACCGGCTGCGGCAAGACCCGCCTGGTCGAACACATGGGGCTGCTTCTCGGCCGCCCCGTGGTGACCATCAGCTGCCACGACGACCTGACCAGCTCCGACCTCGTCGGGCGGTTCATCGTCACCGGCGGGGACGTGGTGTGGACCGACGGCCCGCTGACCAGAGCGGTGAAAGCCGGCGCGATCTGCTACCTCGACGAGGTCGTCGAGGCCCGCCACGACTCGCTGGCAGTGCTGCACTCGCTGACCGACCACCGGCGCACGCTGTATCTCGACCGTGCCGGCGAGGTGGTCCAGGCGCCCGAGAACTTCATGCTGGTGTGTTCCTACAACCCCGCCTACCGCAGCTCCCTCAAGGAGCTCAAACCGTCGTTCCGGCAGCGATTCGTGACGCTGGCGATGGACTACCTGCCGCCGGACCGGGAAGCGGACGTGATCGTCGCCGAGGCCGGTATCGACCTGGCCGCCGCCGAGCGACTGGTCCGCTGTGCCACCGCGATCCGCACCGCCGACGAAGCGTTCCACTACGAACCGCCCTCGACCCGCGTGCTGGTCACCGCGGCACAGCTGATCGCCGCCGGGGCAACGGAACTGGAGGCGGCTGAGGCCTGCGTACTCGCACCGCTGTCCAGCGACGGTGCGCTCTCCGAAGGCCTGCGCGAGGTGGCCGCGGCCAGCCTCGCCGGCGCCGACAGCCAGAGCCCGAACCGTTAG